From a single Dendropsophus ebraccatus isolate aDenEbr1 chromosome 8, aDenEbr1.pat, whole genome shotgun sequence genomic region:
- the LOC138800078 gene encoding zinc finger protein 432-like, producing the protein MYLKRSTSQPSKTTLTPTKGSHQDLESAQKLGKCSICAEHLSQESEVRNQDRTICGKCPKESSNKHDKNMKVFSCNLCEKIFSHKSTLARHEKSHTGDRPFTCSQCGKSFKRNHHLTRHEKIHVLDKPARCTFVGSVKRKDVAHHNHTVDQGRHTCIECGATFPHMFQLVSHQDVHKTPKLYPCVECGKTFSVRGNRDAHMRTHTGERPFACKECGKQFRYKSHLVAHERSHTGENVLVCSDCGKWFYNKSSFETHLRVHTGLKPFSCSECGKSYRRRYHLVCHQRAHTGEKPYGCTECGKTYRQKKELTRHQIVHTGEKPYCCAECGRRFITHTELVVHKKIHTGDRPYNCSECGRGFIKQSHLVAHQRSHTGEKPFRCSGCEKCFATSSQLCHHVRHWHRGQN; encoded by the coding sequence ATGTATCTGAAACGCTCCACTTCTCAGCCATCAAAGACAACCCTCACACCAACTAAGGGGAGCCATCAAGATCTAGAGTCTGCCCAAAAACTAGGCAAATGTTCGATATGTGCTGAACATCTCAGCCAAGAATCAGAAGTAAGGAACCAGGACAGGACCATCTGTGGAAAGTGCCCCAAGGAGAGCTCTAACAAACATGACAAGAACATGAAGGTGTTTTCATGTAACCTTTGTGAGAAAATCTTTTCACATAAGTCAACTCTTGCTAGGCATGAGAAATCGCACACAGGAGACAGACCATTCACCTGCTCTCAGTGTGGAAAAAGCTTTAAGCGAAATCATCATCTGACCCGTCATGAGAAAATCCATGTATTGGATAAACCGGCTCGGTGTACTTTTGTGGGTTCAGTCAAGAGGAAAGATGTGGCCCATCATAATCACACAGTTGACCAGGGTCGTCATACATGCATAGAATGTGGAGCAACTTTCCCTCATATGTTCCAATTGGTCAGTCATCAAGATGTCCACAAAACCCCGAAACTATACCCTTGTGTGGAATGTGGGAAGACTTTCAGTGTCAGGGGCAATCGCGATGCGCACATGAGGACCCATACTGGGGAAAGGCCATTTGCTTGCAAGGAGTGTGGAAAACAGTTTAGATATAAGTCCCATCTGGTGGCACATGAAAGAAGCCACACGGGAGAGAACGTGCTGGTTTGCAGCGATTGCGGAAAATGGTTCTACAACAAAAGTAGCTTTGAGACTCATCTGAGAGTGCACACGGGGCTGAAGCCGTTTTCCTGCTCTGAATGTGGAAAGTCTTACAGGAGACGTTACCATCTTGTTTGCCACCAAAGggctcacacaggggagaagccatatggCTGCACAGAGTGTGGTAAAACTTATAGGCAAAAGAAAGAGTTGACCAGGCATCAGATtgttcacactggagagaagccatattgttGTGCAGAATGTGGACGAAGATTTATCACCCATACGGAACTTGTTGTCCACAAAAAGATTCACACTGGTGATAGACCATACAATTGTTCTGAATGTGGCCGAGGTTTCATCAAACAGTCACATCTTGTAGCTCATCAAAggagtcacacaggggagaaacccttCCGTTGTTCAGGTTGTGAGAAGTGTTTTGCCACTAGCTCTCAGCTTTGTCACCATGTAAGACACTGGCACAGAGGCCAAAACtga